In Bacteriovorax sp. Seq25_V, a single genomic region encodes these proteins:
- the ygiD gene encoding 4,5-DOPA dioxygenase extradiol, with amino-acid sequence MMPALFIGHGSPMNAIADNSYTKMLNGLGKKFTRPKFILVVSAHWLTNGTFITAMKKPETIHDFGGFPRELFEVQYPAPGSPSVATLVQEALGVESRVQLEESKWGLDHGTWSVLRHLYPKADIPVLQLSINRNMTLQEHLELGIKLQKVRQLEGLIVGSGDIVHNLRAIKWEEDAKPFEWALEFDKLVQEKIKERDFNFLVNEFLDTEAGRLSVPTLDHYIPLLYVLGASTDEDELFFEYEEIQNGSISMTSFRYE; translated from the coding sequence ATGATGCCAGCACTTTTTATCGGACATGGCTCACCAATGAATGCTATTGCCGATAATAGTTATACTAAAATGTTAAATGGACTTGGGAAGAAATTCACTCGTCCAAAATTCATTCTCGTCGTGTCTGCGCACTGGCTTACAAATGGAACTTTTATCACGGCGATGAAAAAACCAGAAACCATTCATGACTTTGGTGGTTTTCCACGTGAGCTTTTTGAAGTTCAATATCCTGCTCCAGGAAGTCCTAGTGTCGCAACGCTTGTGCAGGAAGCTCTTGGCGTTGAGAGTAGGGTCCAATTAGAAGAATCGAAATGGGGGCTTGATCATGGGACTTGGTCTGTTCTGCGCCATCTCTATCCCAAAGCTGACATCCCAGTTTTACAATTAAGTATTAATCGCAATATGACCTTACAAGAACACCTTGAGCTTGGAATTAAGCTTCAAAAAGTTCGTCAGCTTGAAGGACTTATTGTTGGAAGTGGCGATATCGTTCACAATCTGCGAGCTATTAAATGGGAAGAGGATGCGAAGCCTTTTGAGTGGGCCCTTGAATTTGATAAGCTTGTACAAGAAAAAATTAAAGAAAGAGATTTCAATTTTCTAGTGAATGAATTTTTAGATACAGAAGCGGGAAGGCTTAGTGTTCCAACTCTCGATCACTATATCCCTCTGCTTTATGTTCTTGGCGCTAGTACTGATGAAGATGAGTTATTTTTTGAATACGAAGAAATTCAAAATGGCTCTATTTCGATGACTAGTTTTAGATATGAATAG
- a CDS encoding TldD/PmbA family protein, producing the protein MINYIDKTIKFANELGAKECDVIVSGQDTFSLKADKGELGEYKKANSHSLGIRVIQNGKVGTSFTEALDDDSIKETIKKALENAKYSKEDPHQRIVAKGNSLSDKNPKANIEHSPTPDEMIEKALYLENEVLKREKLATNAPYNSVSEGTVQVHLGNSLGVRCSYQAKTYSCFTSALLKDGDKNSMHYKGSVKRDFRELDFDDCIDESIEVAKNLLHAGQLPTGDYNVSFSPDLFQDIFGSFALMLSAKGAIDKINPWKDKIGQKVIDERISFIDDPFYEKGFNVMPFDSEGFNKQKNTFVENGVLKSFIHNSATASELGATNNFCASRGPKSSLSTTFSNFIIETGPDSEAKLKDIDYIEITNAQGLHSGTNSISGEFSLGVSGRVYKNGEIVSYFKDVTVSGNFYKILGDVLFVGDKLHNTSDYTFFMPTIIFNSLSIAGK; encoded by the coding sequence ATGATTAATTACATCGACAAGACAATAAAATTCGCCAATGAACTTGGCGCAAAAGAATGTGACGTTATTGTTTCTGGGCAAGACACATTTTCTCTAAAAGCAGACAAGGGAGAACTAGGAGAATATAAGAAGGCCAATTCTCACAGTCTTGGAATTCGCGTTATCCAAAATGGAAAAGTAGGAACAAGTTTTACAGAAGCACTTGATGACGACTCGATTAAAGAGACAATCAAAAAGGCCCTCGAAAATGCAAAGTACTCAAAGGAAGACCCTCATCAAAGGATTGTCGCGAAGGGAAATTCTTTAAGCGATAAAAACCCGAAAGCAAATATTGAACACTCTCCGACTCCAGATGAAATGATTGAAAAAGCACTTTATCTTGAAAATGAAGTCCTAAAAAGAGAAAAGCTTGCAACAAATGCTCCATACAATAGTGTTTCAGAAGGAACGGTTCAAGTTCACCTTGGAAATAGCCTCGGTGTAAGATGTAGCTATCAGGCCAAAACATACTCATGTTTTACATCAGCACTTTTAAAAGACGGTGATAAGAATTCAATGCACTATAAAGGAAGTGTAAAAAGAGACTTTAGAGAACTAGACTTTGATGATTGTATTGACGAATCAATTGAAGTTGCAAAGAACCTCTTACATGCTGGACAACTTCCAACAGGTGATTATAACGTAAGTTTTTCTCCTGATCTTTTCCAAGATATCTTCGGATCATTTGCACTAATGCTAAGTGCGAAAGGCGCTATTGATAAGATCAATCCTTGGAAAGATAAAATTGGTCAAAAAGTAATTGATGAAAGAATTAGTTTTATTGACGATCCATTCTACGAGAAAGGGTTTAACGTCATGCCATTTGACAGTGAAGGCTTTAACAAGCAAAAAAATACATTCGTTGAAAATGGAGTTTTAAAATCGTTTATTCATAACTCTGCAACAGCAAGTGAACTCGGAGCGACAAATAATTTCTGTGCTTCGAGAGGTCCTAAGTCATCTCTATCAACAACTTTTTCTAACTTCATTATCGAGACAGGCCCTGATAGCGAAGCGAAGCTTAAAGATATCGACTATATTGAGATTACAAATGCTCAAGGTCTTCATAGTGGAACAAACTCAATTTCAGGTGAGTTCTCTCTAGGAGTCAGTGGACGCGTTTATAAGAACGGCGAAATTGTTTCGTACTTTAAAGACGTAACAGTAAGCGGGAACTTCTACAAGATTCTTGGAGATGTTCTCTTTGTTGGAGATAAGCTTCACAACACATCAGATTACACTTTCTTTATGCCGACAATTATCTTTAATTCACTTTCGATTGCTGGAAAGTAA
- a CDS encoding TldD/PmbA family protein, translated as MLNKETASSVIDYALMKGADFCELFIDKQNFESFTIKSSKVDDVSSGINFGIGIRLFFGTKVLYGYTNSTDKESLTSIVSTLCAKDARDRIHEFAEFNFIKPQDRHPVISGLSQSISLDEKIPFLFKIDSHARSLSDKITQVTAGASMYMQDIEIFNSEGLHTTDQRNWIRLRTSVIANDGNVQDVGAYSPGAMMGWNFISSMDPKRIAEKMVTEAVTKLGAKPCPAGNMPVVIDNGFGGVIFHEACGHLLETTSVAKKASVFHDKMGEMIASSCVSAVDDGTLENYWGSINIDDEGMQTQKTQLIKDGKLTSFMVDKMGSIKTGYERTGSGRRESYKYAPTSRMRNTYIEAGKDKFEDMIASVDKGLYCKQMGGGSVSPGTGEFNFAAQECYLIENGKITIPVKGATLIGSGPEVLKQISMVGDNLDFAAGVCGSVSGGVYTTVGQPAIKVDSILVGGGK; from the coding sequence ATGCTAAACAAAGAAACCGCATCATCAGTGATTGATTATGCTCTGATGAAAGGTGCAGATTTTTGCGAACTTTTCATCGACAAACAAAACTTCGAATCATTTACAATCAAAAGTTCAAAAGTTGATGACGTATCATCGGGAATTAATTTTGGAATTGGGATTAGATTATTCTTTGGGACAAAAGTTCTTTACGGATACACAAATAGCACTGACAAAGAAAGCTTAACATCAATTGTTTCTACTCTTTGTGCAAAAGACGCTAGAGATCGTATTCATGAATTTGCTGAATTCAACTTCATCAAGCCACAAGATAGACACCCAGTAATTAGTGGCCTTTCTCAATCAATTAGTCTTGATGAAAAGATTCCATTCCTCTTCAAGATTGATTCTCATGCCAGATCCCTTTCAGATAAGATCACACAAGTCACTGCCGGTGCTTCAATGTATATGCAGGATATTGAAATCTTCAATTCAGAAGGACTTCATACAACAGACCAAAGAAATTGGATTCGTCTAAGAACAAGTGTTATCGCAAACGATGGTAACGTTCAAGACGTTGGAGCATATTCGCCAGGCGCGATGATGGGATGGAATTTCATCTCTAGTATGGACCCAAAGAGAATTGCAGAAAAGATGGTAACAGAGGCCGTAACAAAGCTTGGAGCAAAACCATGTCCAGCAGGAAATATGCCAGTTGTTATTGATAATGGTTTTGGTGGAGTAATTTTTCACGAGGCCTGTGGTCACCTTCTTGAAACAACTTCTGTTGCAAAGAAAGCATCAGTCTTCCACGACAAGATGGGAGAAATGATTGCATCAAGTTGTGTTAGTGCTGTTGACGATGGAACGCTTGAAAACTACTGGGGTTCAATTAATATCGACGATGAAGGGATGCAAACACAAAAAACACAACTTATAAAAGACGGAAAGCTTACAAGCTTTATGGTTGATAAGATGGGATCAATTAAGACAGGATACGAAAGAACTGGTTCTGGTCGTCGTGAGTCTTACAAGTACGCACCAACTTCACGCATGAGAAATACATATATTGAAGCTGGTAAAGATAAATTTGAAGATATGATCGCTTCAGTTGATAAAGGTCTTTACTGTAAGCAAATGGGTGGAGGATCTGTTAGTCCAGGAACTGGAGAGTTCAACTTCGCGGCCCAAGAATGTTACCTGATTGAAAATGGAAAAATCACAATCCCTGTAAAAGGTGCAACTCTTATTGGTTCTGGACCAGAAGTTTTAAAACAAATTTCAATGGTTGGTGACAATCTTGATTTTGCAGCAGGTGTTTGTGGATCAGTTTCAGGTGGTGTTTATACAACTGTAGGACAACCAGCAATCAAAGTTGATTCAATCCTTGTTGGAGGTGGAAAATGA
- a CDS encoding cyclic nucleotide-gated ion channel produces MRTNQLTKGEISWQVVIFLAVTITALEAPFSFTFKTRLQNWQVVLDVIISSIFLFDVIYQLRQKRKGRVTFKNSEEKFKWWGLLIIDSLCSIPFELISYLLGLSGTTRLLNLLRLFRMVRIFRLLQFIGKLTVVPRKLKTGILFFCFVIAVHWISCAWLKVEPVTGINRADIYIKALYWTVTTLTTIGYGDITPTTMYGRIFTMVIMILGVGVYGIVIGNVTRMIAAGERYKEQAREKMNDVVNFMKYYNIPDRLQHNVLSYYNNVFNKRLTDNDNKIINDLPQALQQELQIYMNIKLIRTLPLFRNCTQQCLRDVSAALKQKFFGPGQTIINIGEVGDEMYIIAHGIVEVILKDGNVVASLHEGQFFGEAALLKETKRNANVRAQNYCDVYKLEKNDFLKIIETHPELLESIESVSSRRASDRK; encoded by the coding sequence ATGAGAACTAATCAACTTACAAAAGGCGAAATTTCGTGGCAGGTGGTGATATTTTTAGCTGTTACTATCACAGCACTCGAAGCACCATTTTCGTTCACTTTTAAAACTCGCCTCCAAAACTGGCAAGTTGTTCTCGATGTCATTATCAGTTCGATCTTCTTATTCGACGTTATCTATCAACTAAGACAAAAAAGAAAAGGCCGAGTCACGTTCAAAAATTCTGAAGAAAAATTCAAGTGGTGGGGCCTTTTGATTATAGACTCTCTTTGTTCAATTCCATTTGAGTTAATTAGCTATTTACTTGGGCTGTCTGGGACAACTCGCCTCCTTAATCTTCTACGCCTTTTTAGAATGGTTAGAATATTTAGACTTCTCCAATTTATCGGAAAACTCACTGTCGTTCCGAGAAAACTTAAGACTGGAATCCTATTTTTTTGCTTTGTTATCGCCGTTCACTGGATCAGCTGTGCTTGGTTAAAAGTTGAGCCAGTAACCGGAATCAATCGCGCGGATATCTACATAAAGGCCCTTTACTGGACAGTGACGACACTCACCACTATTGGGTATGGAGATATCACACCGACGACGATGTATGGAAGGATCTTTACCATGGTGATAATGATTCTTGGAGTTGGTGTTTACGGGATTGTTATTGGTAATGTGACAAGAATGATCGCGGCCGGAGAGCGCTACAAAGAACAGGCGCGTGAAAAAATGAATGATGTCGTCAACTTCATGAAGTACTACAATATTCCGGACCGTCTGCAACACAATGTTTTAAGCTATTACAACAATGTTTTTAATAAGCGCCTCACAGACAATGACAACAAAATTATCAACGATCTTCCTCAAGCACTTCAACAAGAACTTCAAATTTACATGAATATCAAACTCATCCGAACACTACCTCTTTTTAGAAATTGTACACAACAATGCCTCAGAGATGTCTCGGCTGCCCTTAAGCAAAAATTCTTTGGACCTGGGCAAACAATAATCAATATTGGTGAAGTTGGTGATGAAATGTATATTATTGCCCACGGTATTGTCGAAGTTATACTAAAAGACGGTAACGTTGTGGCCTCGCTACATGAAGGACAATTCTTTGGAGAAGCGGCCCTTTTGAAAGAGACTAAACGTAATGCCAATGTAAGGGCCCAAAACTACTGCGATGTGTATAAACTTGAGAAAAATGATTTTCTAAAAATTATCGAGACTCATCCTGAATTACTTGAGAGTATTGAGTCAGTATCTTCGAGACGTGCGTCAGACCGCAAATAA
- the htpX gene encoding protease HtpX encodes MFKRIGLFLLVNILVVSTIGLISSLLGIQPYLTANGINYESLLAICLLWGFAGSFISLMLSKFMAKMAFRLRPIESTDPNFGYVHQAVSLYSKSAGISKMPEVYIYDSPEVNAFATGPSKNNSLVAVSSGLLQTMRRDEVEGVIAHEVSHIANGDMVTMALAQGVMNAFVMFLSRVAAFAISQALRKDDDEGPGLGPFAHMMLTWVLDILFGLLCLPILMWFSRYREFRADAGGAKLAGREKMIAALEKLKNNHAPIDNREPNLAAFKISGAPKWIELISSHPSLDKRIEALRS; translated from the coding sequence ATGTTTAAAAGAATTGGATTATTTTTATTAGTGAATATTCTCGTCGTTTCAACGATCGGGCTTATTTCAAGTTTATTGGGTATACAACCTTACCTGACTGCAAATGGAATTAATTACGAAAGTCTACTTGCTATCTGTTTACTATGGGGATTTGCGGGATCATTTATTTCGCTTATGCTTTCAAAATTTATGGCAAAGATGGCATTTCGCTTAAGACCAATTGAATCGACAGATCCAAATTTTGGTTATGTCCATCAGGCGGTTAGTCTTTACTCAAAGAGTGCGGGTATTTCAAAAATGCCAGAAGTGTATATTTACGATAGCCCAGAAGTTAATGCTTTTGCGACAGGACCATCAAAGAATAACTCACTTGTTGCTGTTTCATCAGGTCTTCTACAAACGATGAGAAGAGATGAAGTCGAAGGTGTTATCGCACACGAAGTAAGTCACATTGCTAATGGTGACATGGTGACGATGGCCCTAGCACAAGGTGTAATGAACGCATTTGTGATGTTCTTATCTCGTGTTGCTGCATTTGCTATTTCACAAGCACTGAGAAAAGATGATGACGAGGGACCAGGACTTGGGCCATTTGCTCATATGATGTTAACTTGGGTTCTTGATATTTTATTTGGTCTACTATGTCTTCCTATTCTGATGTGGTTTTCTCGTTATAGAGAATTCAGAGCAGATGCTGGTGGAGCGAAACTTGCTGGTCGTGAAAAGATGATTGCGGCCCTTGAGAAGTTAAAAAATAATCACGCACCAATTGATAATAGAGAGCCAAATCTTGCGGCCTTTAAGATTTCAGGTGCTCCAAAGTGGATTGAGTTAATCTCATCTCACCCAAGTCTCGATAAGAGAATCGAGGCCCTGAGATCATAA
- a CDS encoding response regulator codes for MNKVHIAFVDDEESLHTLVKIRFKKLIKSGQLESYHFLDGDQCLEYLRENKDSLKIIILFSDISMPNMDGITLAQYLQSEFPYIKVYIASALSNDSMKERASEVGALDFFSKPLDFDKIEEVIRKFL; via the coding sequence ATGAACAAAGTACATATAGCTTTTGTTGATGATGAGGAATCATTACACACATTGGTAAAAATAAGATTTAAAAAACTTATCAAAAGTGGTCAACTTGAGTCATATCACTTTCTCGATGGAGATCAGTGTCTTGAATATCTCAGGGAGAATAAAGATAGTTTAAAAATTATTATCCTCTTTTCAGATATCTCGATGCCAAATATGGACGGTATTACGCTTGCCCAATACCTACAAAGCGAGTTTCCATATATCAAGGTTTATATTGCAAGTGCCCTTTCAAACGATAGTATGAAGGAAAGGGCCAGTGAGGTAGGGGCCTTAGATTTCTTTTCAAAGCCCCTAGATTTCGACAAGATCGAAGAAGTTATTAGAAAATTCTTATGA
- a CDS encoding GAF domain-containing sensor histidine kinase: MVTNNKSGDTRLLEIVRNINFTKLSELQSCLDQITNEVSKYLAADRVGIWLHGEKRDCIYAPSLYLKDGNSHQRDIYLYKKDYPSYFEALERDRIIEAQDARAHEATKCFKESYLEPLGIFSLYDTPIWDSDEVIGVLCLEYTTAKENWSITEKNFMTSIADFIGKLFEKKSFLELIETLEDKVAQRTRELTEAKDIIVAQEKLASLGALTAGVAHEIRNPLNLISNAAKILESMTDSEESFAEAEFEDFQTTIEIILTSSKRAESIIKSMLEQSRNDDTFEIESFNEMINEAVKLSYHAMRAKAMVDVTPHVHLCDVPDFYMSRISLQRAIINLLDNSFYALKAKKDKDEKFMPELELTSQIDEQNNQLVLRIYDNGDGVEKEQIKKILEPFYTTKPTGQGTGLGLSMVFDIIKRHGGNLHVNSAPGEYFESIIRLPLRKD; encoded by the coding sequence ATGGTAACGAATAACAAGTCTGGTGACACACGCCTTCTTGAAATAGTTAGAAATATTAATTTTACAAAACTGTCTGAGTTACAGAGCTGTCTCGATCAGATTACAAATGAGGTATCAAAGTATCTTGCTGCTGACCGAGTGGGCATTTGGCTTCACGGCGAAAAACGCGACTGTATTTACGCGCCATCATTATATCTTAAAGACGGAAATTCCCATCAACGAGATATCTACTTGTATAAAAAAGATTACCCTAGTTACTTTGAGGCCCTAGAGAGAGATCGTATCATTGAGGCCCAAGATGCTAGGGCACACGAAGCAACGAAGTGCTTCAAAGAATCATATCTCGAGCCTCTGGGAATATTTTCTCTCTACGATACACCGATTTGGGACTCCGATGAAGTAATTGGCGTACTTTGCCTTGAGTACACAACGGCGAAAGAGAATTGGTCTATCACTGAAAAAAACTTTATGACTTCTATTGCTGATTTTATTGGGAAATTATTTGAGAAGAAATCATTTCTCGAGTTAATCGAAACACTCGAAGACAAAGTTGCACAAAGAACAAGAGAGCTCACTGAGGCAAAAGATATAATTGTGGCACAAGAAAAACTAGCATCCCTTGGAGCACTCACTGCTGGAGTGGCCCACGAAATAAGAAATCCGCTCAATCTTATCTCTAATGCTGCTAAGATTCTGGAATCCATGACAGACTCAGAAGAATCTTTTGCTGAAGCAGAGTTTGAAGATTTTCAAACGACAATTGAAATTATTTTAACCTCATCAAAAAGAGCAGAGTCTATTATTAAGAGCATGCTCGAACAAAGTCGCAATGATGACACATTTGAGATTGAAAGCTTTAACGAAATGATAAATGAAGCCGTTAAGCTCTCCTATCATGCTATGCGGGCCAAGGCGATGGTTGATGTCACTCCGCATGTTCACCTATGTGACGTTCCAGATTTTTATATGTCGCGTATCTCGCTTCAAAGAGCGATTATAAATCTACTCGACAACTCCTTCTATGCGCTTAAAGCAAAGAAAGATAAGGATGAAAAATTTATGCCTGAGCTGGAGTTAACATCACAAATTGATGAGCAAAACAATCAACTAGTTCTTAGAATTTATGATAATGGTGATGGCGTTGAAAAAGAACAAATAAAAAAAATTCTTGAGCCTTTCTACACGACAAAACCTACCGGTCAAGGAACAGGCCTTGGATTATCTATGGTTTTTGATATCATTAAAAGACACGGTGGAAACCTACATGTTAACTCAGCACCAGGAGAATACTTCGAAAGTATTATACGACTACCCCTTAGAAAGGATTAG
- a CDS encoding nitronate monooxygenase family protein, with translation MEANHNNKITELLGIKYPIIQAGMVWVSGGKLAAACAEAGALGLIGAGSMKPELLKLHIEKAQGLTNNPQALGVNIPLLYKYVDEQIDVALKAGIKIFFTSAGSPKKYTKYLQDQGAKVIHVTSSPELAIKCEQAGVDAVVAEGFEAGGHNGKDEITTMCLIPQVVDAVSIPVIAAGGICDGRTMAAAMCLGASAVQIGSRFVNAAESSAHMNFKNAIINAKAGDTKLMMKSYIPVRLLKNKFYQEIADLESQCASNEELIAHLGHGRAKLGMLDGNMDEGELEIGQCSSLISDIKTSEEIINDLIYSYNEIIKSFRNIGS, from the coding sequence GTGGAAGCAAATCATAATAATAAAATCACAGAACTTCTCGGCATCAAGTATCCAATCATTCAAGCAGGAATGGTGTGGGTCTCAGGCGGTAAGCTAGCAGCAGCTTGTGCTGAGGCAGGAGCACTAGGGCTTATCGGAGCAGGCAGTATGAAGCCTGAACTTCTAAAGCTACACATAGAAAAAGCGCAAGGACTGACAAATAACCCCCAGGCCCTCGGCGTGAATATCCCACTTCTTTACAAGTATGTTGATGAGCAAATTGATGTCGCTCTTAAGGCCGGCATTAAAATATTTTTCACCAGCGCTGGCTCACCAAAAAAATATACAAAGTACCTTCAAGACCAGGGAGCAAAAGTTATTCACGTGACTTCATCGCCAGAGCTTGCAATCAAGTGCGAGCAAGCAGGCGTTGACGCTGTCGTGGCAGAAGGCTTCGAGGCCGGAGGACATAACGGAAAAGATGAAATCACAACCATGTGCCTAATCCCTCAAGTTGTCGACGCTGTCAGTATTCCAGTAATCGCAGCTGGAGGAATTTGTGATGGTCGAACGATGGCAGCCGCCATGTGCTTAGGTGCAAGCGCTGTACAAATAGGTTCACGCTTTGTAAATGCTGCTGAAAGTAGCGCACATATGAATTTTAAAAATGCCATTATCAATGCCAAGGCCGGCGACACAAAACTTATGATGAAATCATATATTCCAGTGCGCCTTTTAAAGAATAAATTTTATCAAGAAATTGCTGATCTCGAATCTCAATGTGCTAGTAACGAAGAATTAATTGCTCACTTAGGTCACGGCCGCGCAAAGCTTGGAATGCTTGATGGCAACATGGATGAAGGTGAACTTGAAATAGGCCAGTGCTCTTCCCTTATCAGCGATATCAAGACTAGTGAAGAAATTATTAATGACTTAATTTATTCCTATAATGAAATTATTAAGTCATTCAGGAATATAGGAAGTTAG
- a CDS encoding HD domain-containing phosphohydrolase produces MQILLIVSKPVVKDLLSINIKSFLGVDVIVRQNSDEAIDLLAILPEIDLIISNDDNADAMTNYLVENKKNTNLIILGHARPDLAQKYSALQFLNESDWEEVVALSAKTLGISDDILKRKKNSDYTPIPVGYFLNLDSSCSDVYIRIQKSDNDFQFVKRIHRGDVFSKAVISRYIDQNLKYFYIPSDQLQQFSIFVSNQLVRKLSEPIEIDEKIEVLGNSFNIATKEILRIGFNSSTIQLTETLVSSIVDSFMAEDVVSPLLRKILNSKTGYIYQHAHLTSIVASEIIKNLGIDDKQLHEKMAFASVFKDISLANNEDLAMITSFEELENADLDDEEWDQVFNHALEGAVMVRQFPEAPLDIDYVIKHHHGVQNGKGFSISIKEDNFDTDSLIFIISVEFVNELLRFKIQGGTPRPLIDELYKKYTNSESIRIIKALEKTLKKSVNGGSKS; encoded by the coding sequence ATGCAAATACTATTAATCGTTTCAAAACCAGTTGTTAAGGATCTTCTCTCGATCAATATCAAGAGTTTTCTGGGCGTTGATGTCATTGTTAGACAGAACTCAGATGAGGCGATTGATCTGCTCGCTATTTTGCCGGAAATAGATCTGATAATTTCTAATGACGACAATGCTGATGCGATGACAAATTACCTTGTCGAAAATAAGAAGAATACAAATCTTATTATTCTGGGACACGCTCGTCCTGATCTTGCACAAAAATATTCTGCGCTCCAATTTCTGAATGAATCTGACTGGGAGGAAGTTGTCGCTCTGAGTGCTAAAACACTTGGAATTAGTGATGATATTTTAAAAAGAAAGAAAAATAGTGACTATACCCCGATACCAGTAGGCTACTTTCTAAATCTCGATAGTTCTTGTAGCGATGTTTATATTCGCATTCAAAAATCTGATAATGACTTCCAATTTGTTAAGAGAATACATCGAGGAGATGTTTTTTCGAAGGCCGTTATTTCACGTTATATTGATCAGAACTTAAAGTACTTCTATATTCCTTCTGATCAACTTCAACAATTCTCTATTTTCGTTTCTAATCAGCTGGTTCGAAAACTTAGTGAACCAATCGAAATAGATGAAAAAATAGAAGTTCTTGGTAACTCATTTAATATTGCGACCAAAGAAATTTTAAGAATTGGCTTTAATTCTTCGACCATTCAGTTGACTGAAACATTAGTTTCTTCGATCGTTGACTCTTTCATGGCCGAGGATGTTGTATCTCCACTTCTTAGGAAAATACTTAATTCAAAGACAGGTTATATTTATCAGCATGCTCACCTCACATCAATTGTCGCTAGTGAGATTATCAAGAACCTTGGAATTGATGATAAGCAACTGCATGAGAAGATGGCCTTCGCATCGGTCTTTAAAGATATCTCACTGGCCAATAACGAAGATCTCGCGATGATTACGAGTTTTGAGGAGTTGGAAAACGCGGATCTCGATGATGAAGAATGGGATCAGGTATTTAATCACGCCCTTGAAGGCGCAGTGATGGTAAGACAATTTCCAGAAGCTCCACTTGATATTGATTATGTCATTAAGCACCATCATGGTGTCCAAAATGGCAAAGGCTTTTCTATCTCAATCAAAGAAGATAATTTTGATACAGACTCGCTTATATTTATTATCAGCGTTGAGTTTGTAAATGAATTACTCCGCTTCAAGATTCAGGGAGGAACCCCAAGGCCACTAATTGATGAGCTTTACAAAAAGTATACAAATAGTGAGTCTATCCGTATTATTAAAGCACTCGAAAAAACTTTAAAAAAGAGTGTAAACGGTGGAAGCAAATCATAA
- a CDS encoding tRNA (5-methylaminomethyl-2-thiouridine)(34)-methyltransferase MnmD, whose translation MELILEFKGKLGNYQIVETNDGTFTVHSEFFNENCHSTAGAYEETIYNYIEGCEVERFLAENNIVNILEIGFGVAVGAECLLDKFLGKTQTVVNFVTTEIDRDFAVWALEHSPFAKKYREKFEDLTIQKDCITFKISNFNFIILVGDARETLPTFRNLKFHCVFQDAFSPKKNPTLWTVEWFKLIYELSDPSVILSTYSSHMSIRASLLCAGFLVETRKGFGMKRTCTRASRQEYKKLTAVMEEIKKHAHQALTDSNYQEMLKD comes from the coding sequence ATGGAGTTAATATTGGAATTCAAGGGAAAGCTTGGAAATTATCAGATAGTTGAAACAAATGACGGCACATTCACCGTGCACTCTGAGTTCTTCAATGAAAACTGTCATTCGACAGCAGGCGCTTACGAAGAAACAATTTATAATTATATTGAAGGCTGTGAGGTTGAAAGATTTCTGGCCGAAAATAATATTGTAAATATTCTTGAGATAGGTTTTGGTGTTGCAGTCGGCGCTGAATGTTTACTTGATAAGTTTCTTGGCAAAACACAGACAGTAGTTAATTTTGTAACGACTGAGATTGATCGTGACTTCGCAGTGTGGGCCCTCGAACATAGCCCGTTCGCAAAGAAGTATCGTGAAAAGTTTGAAGATTTAACGATCCAAAAAGATTGTATTACTTTTAAAATTTCTAATTTCAACTTCATTATTCTTGTTGGGGATGCAAGAGAAACTCTCCCAACATTTAGAAATTTAAAGTTTCACTGTGTATTTCAAGATGCATTTTCTCCAAAAAAAAATCCCACTCTATGGACTGTTGAATGGTTTAAACTCATCTATGAACTCTCCGATCCTAGCGTTATTCTCTCGACCTATAGTTCTCATATGAGCATTAGGGCCTCACTTTTGTGTGCGGGTTTCTTGGTTGAGACGAGAAAAGGTTTTGGAATGAAGCGTACATGTACAAGGGCTTCGCGCCAGGAATATAAGAAGCTAACGGCAGTAATGGAAGAAATAAAGAAGCACGCACATCAGGCACTCACTGATTCAAATTATCAAGAAATGTTGAAAGATTAA